Proteins co-encoded in one Oreochromis aureus strain Israel breed Guangdong linkage group 3, ZZ_aureus, whole genome shotgun sequence genomic window:
- the LOC116326314 gene encoding up-regulator of cell proliferation-like, protein MTITDEPAKSNSDFPWYFLKKLMMVNVAARNMTSTSDCESDDESGNEEDSDSSNTDDMPNPLDIITALFLCSDGFVQQEMALKMSTCQFSVPLLLPNCDTNQCTLMLWAMRDIVKKYRPQSLSESKGFIEDRIVLSELPMISFVRLGECSSSKSEILNKLLSNSQQYHDTFVHRNMECGDSPRRISNGLIEITWYLPCGNTNIDIFSQPVAVANLRGDIASFKTQYSFLCQTSAAVFVFFDHLDSECSVLTNQHHKAQIFLVGKEESKRCTLDALNEVETKLGLTKNNIIIRKKQNNDADFVKKLRQKVRNVIKKSKNMTIDQMADIAHELGILVDEDSPECQSAKKNAKAITAEIQDILKYKDDHLPRQGKIWKELTCLEKEEFRLRKVGSGNIEDYTSQLQKDRKELRKKQNSYDMSTAMTCFINAISSPGTERFYFLKWMRMNLDNMSRIKLSELQEKYKEKCKNCENKEEIKEIDRQISNSSLGTEHFFREMGQIYEASLSLPQTDPARQQLQHLPKLCAELLLDGFPLELVDGDASNIPLRWVSDVLSQLSDLMSPNRKILVVTVLGVQSTGKSTLLNTMFGVQFAVSSGRCTRGAFMLLIKINEDMKKVLNCDFMVIIDTEGLKSPELAQLENSFEHDNELATLVVGLSDITIVNVAMENSTEMKDILQIVVHAFLRMKEVGKKPKCQFVHQNVSDVSAHEKNLRDRKLLLEQLNEMTQAAARMEKKEENKRFTDVMEYSPDTGNWYIPGLWNGNPPMAPVNAGYSEAVYKLKKNIIKLLGNCESSANDVMEFKEWVTSLWTAVKHENFIFSFRNSLVADAYMRLCTEFNKWEWEFKKEMYTWVTNAETKISNFGTIAAKSESSDMRDFLKCLKSEASTVLSAWETKLLENLTQYFKQTEGHVYLVEGYREEFSNSAKSLRKEMERSVFNQLTAAAENRQGMAEIDKIKENHAQEIEKAVHVLIDTCRKKKAQMKDKELDNEFDKMWNETLKKLSFSKQKTTNVFTSVSHGLRINLSHRGSHACELLSQKSLQDCGKEPFKYTSENILHRAKHAMGRVAKWFNIDDHIMAVQKLADSIINACTQFVREKVNRKKNYSDTYIQEILHIIDEKLQNNQDVKTNIEFEVSLKQHICGFAAREFQKMHEDFIQENDPYRCLMKNKKRFCDDFKDVFHERDQCQKKAEEFTNRCLKPAVEDFITRSLGPDITGEMLTCEQLSTRMSFQYSVLLDLLSKDDFKNYVSYIDSYEKYVKTWILNKIVERFSTVSTISEFEDQHLNSCIKSINDAINKAKNKKSDELKTFVEDICKELGDKLVISQDALGAFMILNNADKKQFADWLTVSVNEMAEDRRMKFEKVQIEMKLQHLHVQPQNELFNKLVGCGKQCPFCKAPCDAGGRAHTEHFALLHRPQGLGSYRWDTTEELITDICSSLVVSDKRFYCSATNYERHPYKNYKDFYPDWKIPPDVSLEASDYWKFIMAQYNDDFAKEFNAKPAVIPAAWKEITKQQAEKSLKESFTIK, encoded by the coding sequence ATGACCATCACTGATGAACCTGCCAAGAGTAACTCAGACTTCCCATGGTATTTTCTAAAGAAGCTGATGATGGTTAATGTGGCTGCTAGGAATATGACATCTACATCGGATTGTGAGTCTGATGATGAATCAGGGAATGAAGAGGATTCTGACAGTTCAAACACAGATGACATGCCAAACCCACTCGACATAATCACTGCTCTCTTTCTGTGTTCTGATGGTTTTGTACAGCAGGAAATGGCACTAAAAATGTCCACATGTCAGTTCTCTGTTCCTTTGCTGCTTCCAAATTGTGACACCAATCAGTGCACACTCATGCTGTGGGCCATGAGagacattgttaaaaagtacAGACCTCAGTCTCTGTCAGAGTCCAAGGGCTTCATTGAAGACAGAATCGTTCTCTCTGAACTTCCAATGATCTCTTTTGTCAGACTGGGTGAGTGCTCCTCATCCAAGTCAGAGATTCTCAATAAGCTTCTGAGCAATTCTCAGCAGTACCATGACACCTTTGTTCATCGCAACATGGAGTGTGGTGACAGTCCAAGAAGAATATCCAACGGACTGATTGAAATTACTTGGTATCTTCCTTGTGGAAACACAAACATTGATATTTTCAGTCAGCCAGTGGCTGTAGCTAACCTTCGTGGGGACATTGCTTCATTTAAAACACAATACTCCTTTTTGTGTCAGACATCTGCAgcagtttttgtgttctttGACCATCTGGACTCTGAGTGCAGTGTACTTACCAACCAACACCACAAGGCTCAGATCTTCTTGGTGGGCAAGGAAGAGAGCAAACGCTGCACTTTAGATGCTTTAAATGAAGTGGAAACTAAGTTGGGCTTAACTAAGAACAATATCATTATTAGGAAAAAGCAGAACAATGATGCAGACTTTGTAAAAAAATTGAGGCAAAAAGTTAGAAATGTGATTAAGAAATCGAAGAACATGACAATAGATCAGATGGCAGACATTGCACATGAACTGGGAATCCTGGTTGATGAAGACTCTCCAGAGTGCCAGAGtgcaaagaaaaatgcaaaagccATCACTGCAGAAATTCAAGACATCCTTAAGTACAAAGATGATCACCTTCCTCGGCAAGGTAAAATATGGAAAGAACTGACCTGCTTAGAGAAGGAAGAATTTCGGCTTAGAAAAGTTGGCTCTGGAAATATAGAAGATTACACAAGTCAACttcagaaagacagaaaagaactGCGGAAAAAGCAGAACTCTTATGACATGTCGACAGCTATGACATGTTTCATTAATGCAATATCAAGCCCAGGAACAGAGAGGTTTTATTTCCTGAAATGGATGCGAATGAACCTGGATAACATGTCTCGGATAAAACTTTCTGAACTTCAggagaaatataaagaaaaatgcaaGAACTGTGAGAACAAAGAGGAGATCAAAGAAATTGACAGACAAATTTCCAACAGCTCACTGGGGACTGAACACTTCTTCCGTGAAATGGGTCAGATCTATGAAGCCTCACTGTCCCTTCCACAAACAGATCCAGCACGTCAACAGCTGCAGCATCTGCCCAAACTGTGTGCAGAGTTGTTGCTTGATGGATTTCCTCTTGAGCTTGTAGATGGAGATGCATCCAACATCCCTCTCAGATGGGTGAGTGATGTTCTCTCTCAGCTCAGTGACTTGATGTCTCCAAACAGAAAGATCCTGGTAGTCACAGTTCTTGGAGTTCAGAGCACAGGAAAGTCCACTCTCCTTAACACCATGTTTGGAGTGCAGTTTGCAGTCAGCAGTGGTCGATGTACTCGAGGTGCCTTTATGCTGCTCATCAAAATCAATGAAGACATGAAAAAAGTCCTAAACTGTGACTTCATGGTGATCATTGACACTGAGGGATTAAAGTCACCAGAACTTGCACAACTGGAAAACAGCTTTGAGCACGACAATGAGCTTGCTACACTTGTTGTGGGGCTGAGTGACATCACCATTGTTAATGTTGCAATGGAGAATTCAACTGAAATGAAGGACATCCTACAAATAGTTGTGCATGCTTTTCTCAGGATGAAGGAGGtgggcaaaaaaccaaaatgtcAATTTGTTCACCAGAATGTGTCCGATGTTTCAGCCCATGAGAAGAACTTACGAGACAGGAAACTGCTCCTGGAACAGTTAAATGAGATGACCCAGGCAGCAGCCAGAatggaaaagaaagaggagaacaAGCGCTTCACTGATGTGATGGAGTACAGTCCAGACACTGGGAACTGGTACATTCCTGGACTCTGGAATGGAAACCCACCAATGGCACCAGTCAATGCAGGCTACAGTGAGGCTGTATATAAGCTCAAGAAAAACATCATCAAACTGCTGGGAAATTGTGAGTCATCTGCTAATGATGTCATGGAGTTTAAAGAGTGGGTGACAAGTCTGTGGACTGCAGTAAAGCATGAAAACTTTATCTTCAGCTTCAGAAACAGCCTCGTAGCTGATGCATACATGAGACTCTGCACAGAATTCAACAAATGGGAGTGGGaattcaaaaaagaaatgtacacCTGGGTAACAAATGCAGAAACTAAAATTTCCAATTTTGGTACAATTGCAGCAAAATCTGAATCTTCTGACATGAGAGACTTTCTCAAATGTTTGAAAAGTGAAGCCTCCACAGTGCTTTCAGCATGGGAGACAAAACTTCTAGAAAATTTGACACAGTATTTCAAGCAAACAGAGGGTCATGTTTATCTTGTAGAAGGATACAGAGAGGAATTCTCAAACAGTGCAAAGAGCCTTCGAAAGGAAATGGAGAGATCTGTTTTTAATCagctcacagcagcagcagaaaacagacaggggaTGGCAGAAATTgataaaatcaaagaaaatcatGCACAAGAGATTGAAAAGGCAGTTCATGTGTTAATAGATAcatgcagaaagaaaaaagcccAGATGAAAGACAAAGAGCTGGACAACGAGTTTGATAAGATGTGGAATGAAACACTGAAgaaactttctttttctaaacaaaagacaacaaatgTCTTCACCAGCGTATCTCATGGCCTGAGAATCAATCTGTCACACAGGGGGAGTCATGCATGTGAATTATTAAGTCAAAAAAGTCTACAAGATTGTGGAAAAGAGCCTTTCAAATATACAAGTGAGAACATACTTCACAGAGCTAAACACGCAATGGGCAGAGTGGCTAAATGGTTCAACATTGACGATCACATAATGGCTGTACAAAAACTGGCTGACAGCATCATAAATGCCTGCACTCAGTTTGTGAGAGAAAAagtgaatagaaaaaaaaactactctGACACTTACATCCAGGAGATTCTACACATCATTGATGAGAAATTACAAAACAATCAAGATGTTAAGACAAACATTGAGTTTGAAGTTTCTCTGAAACAGCACATCTGTGGATTTGCAGCCAGAGAGTTTCAGAAAATGCACGAAGATTTCATCCAAGAAAATGATCCCTACAGATGTCtgatgaaaaacaagaaaaggttTTGTGATGATTTTAAAGATGTGTTCCATGAAAGAGACCAGTGTCAGAAGAAGGCAGAAGAATTCACCAACCGATGTTTGAAGCCTGCTGTTGAAGATTTTATCACTCGATCCCTAGGACCTGATATCACTGGTGAAATGCTGACATGTGAGCAGCTCAGCACACGAATGTCCTTTCAGTATTCAGTTTTACTGGATTTACTTTCAAAGGATGATTTTAAAAACTATGTGAGCTATATTGACTCATATGAGAAATATGTCAAGACATGGATACTCAACAAAATAGTGGAGCGCTTCTCAACTGTGTCCACAATATCTGAGTTTGAGGACCAACATCTTAATTCATGTATCAAAAGCATAAATGATGCCATCAACAAGGCCAAGAATAAAAAGAGTGATGAATTGAAGACATTTGTTGAAGATATTTGTAAAGAACTTGGTGATAAACTGGTCATTTCCCAGGATGCTCTTGGTGCTTTCATGATCCTGAACAATGCTGACAAGAAACAGTTTGCTGACTGGCTCACAGTGTCTGTGAATGAAATGGCAGAAGATCGTAGAATGAAGTTTGAAAAAGTGCAAATTGAAATGAAACTACAGCATCTCCATGTGCAGCCCCAGAATGAGCTTTTCAACAAATTGGTTGGTTGCGGCAAACAGTGTCCATTCTGCAAAGCTCCCTGTGATGCAGGAGGAAGAGCCCATACTGAGCACTTTGCTCTACTGCATCGGCCTCAGGGTCTGGGTAGCTACAGGTGGGACACAACAGAAGAACTTATCACTGACATATGCTCCTCTCTCGTTGTCAGTGACAAACGTTTTTACTGCAGTGCTACAAACTATGAACGGCACCCTTACAAGAATTACAAGGACTTTTACCCAGACTGGAAAATCCCCCCAGATGTGAGCCTTGAGGCATCTGACTACTGGAAATTTATAATGGCACAGTACAACGATGATTTTGCCAAAGAATTTAATGCAAAACCTGCTGTTATTCCAGCAGCCTGGAAAGAAATCACAAAACAGCAGGCAGAAAAAAGTCTCAAAGAGTCATTTACCATCAAGTAA